One Felis catus isolate Fca126 chromosome D1, F.catus_Fca126_mat1.0, whole genome shotgun sequence DNA segment encodes these proteins:
- the LOC101096352 gene encoding olfactory receptor 6Q1 — MQPYAPNWTHVTEFVIVGFAGVHEARPLFFTLFLTMYLFTLVENLAIIVVVALDHRLRRPMYFFLTHLSCLEIWYTSVTVPKMLAGFIGVGGGKNISYAGCLSQLFIFTFLGATECFLLAAMAYDRYVAICMPLRYAALVSWGACIRLAAACWLAGLLTPVLPIYLMSQLTFCGPNVIDHFFCDASPLLALSCSDVTLKETTDFLVSLAVLLASSTVISVSYGNIVWTLLHIHSAAERRKAFSTCAAHLTVVSLFYGTLFFMYVRTKVASSVNFNKVVSVFYSIVTPMLNPLIYSLRNREVKGALGRALSLRSWKGQQGGR, encoded by the coding sequence ATGCAGCCATATGCCCCAAACTGGACCCACGTAACAGAGTTTGTCATAGTGGGCTTTGCTGGGGTGCATGAAGCACGCCCCCTCTTCTTTACACTCTTCCTCACCATGTACCTATTCACCCTGGTGGAGAACTTGGCCATCATCGTGGTGGTGGCTTTAGACCACCGGCTACGTAGacccatgtatttcttcctgacGCACTTGTCCTGCCTTGAAATCTGGTACACTTCGGTGACAGTGCCCAAGATGCTGGCTGGTTTTATTGGGGTAGGTGGGGGCAAGAACATCTCCTATGCTGGCTGCCTGTCCCAGCTCTTCATCTTTACCTTCCTGGGGGCAACAGAGTGTTTCCTACTGGCtgccatggcctatgaccgctatgtggccatttGTATGCCTCTCCGATATGCGGCCTTGGTGTCGTGGGGCGCCTGCATCCGTCTGGCCGCTGCTTGTTGGCTGGCAGGCCTCCTCACACCTGTTTTGCCTATCTACCTCATGTCCCAGCTGACGTTTTGTGGCCCCAACGTCATCGACCACTTCTTCTGTGATGCCTCACCGCTGCTAGCCTTGTCCTGCTCAGATGTCACCCTGAAGGAGACCACAGACTTCCTCGTTTCTCTGGCGGTGCTCCTGGCCTCCTCTACGGTTATTTCTGTGTCCTATGGCAATATCGTCTGGACGTTGCTGCACATCCATTCAGCTGCTGAGCGCAGGAAGGCCTTCTCCACTTGTGCAGCTCACCTGACAGTGGTGAGCCTCTTCTATGGCActctttttttcatgtatgtCCGCACCAAAGTGGCCTCCTCCGTCAACTTCAACAAGGTGGTGTCTGTCTTCTACTCCATTGTCACGCCAATGCTCAACCCCCTCATCTATAGTCTTCGGAACAGGGAGGTGAAGGGAGCTCTGGGCCGAGCCTTGTCCCTCAGGTCTTGGAAAGGTCAGCAAGGAGGAAGGTGA